From the Lolium rigidum isolate FL_2022 chromosome 2, APGP_CSIRO_Lrig_0.1, whole genome shotgun sequence genome, one window contains:
- the LOC124686027 gene encoding uncharacterized protein LOC124686027 isoform X1, whose amino-acid sequence MVMLCSKLVNWCMIRRLDSPRQGQQTSVMMCGESTFNLDADEVVQLGEQRPVIVLFVSSKGWVLIAVLHAISKSTRAYQIPITSVTGYIDDVVFDHHRWLVPRKLSIHPWIFWDFK is encoded by the exons ATGGTGATGCTATGTAGTAAATTGGTAAATTGGTGCATGATACGGAGGCTTGATTCTCCTCGCCAAGGTCAGCAGACCAGTGTTATGATGTGTGGTGAATCGACTTTTAATTTGGATGCAGATGAAGTCGTACAGCTTGGTGAACAAAGACCTGTCATAGTTTTATTTGTCAGCTCAAAG GGCTGGGTATTAATTGCAGTGTTGCATGCCATTAGTAAATCAACAAGGGCCTATCAGATACCGATAACTTCTGTAACAG GTTACATAGATGATGTTGTATTTGATCATCACCGCTGGCTTGTACCGAGGAAGCTCTCGATCCACCCATGGATTTTCTGGGATTTTAAATAA
- the LOC124691355 gene encoding L-aspartate oxidase, chloroplastic isoform X2, with the protein MAKLMGGAAGFQQGAMHAQRARMHPSGLPPLSFRTCAQLEISRFCSIPRFVGAKAVSVPQQQHARHRVGSIRASALSRLQDDTTRYFDFVVIGSGVAGLRYALEVSKHGSVAIITKAEPHESNTNYAQGGVSAVLCPSDSVESHMQDTIVAGAYLCDEETVRIVCTEGPERVKELIAMGASFDHGEDGRLHLAREGGHSHNRIVHSADMTGREIERALLQAVENDENISLFGHHYAIDLLTCQNNGEIYCYGVDSLDTKAQKVVRFISKVTLLASGGAGHIYPTTTNPPVATGDGIAMCHRAQAVISNMEFVQFHPTALADEGLPVKPAKTRDNAFLVTEAVRGDGGILYNQSMERFMPLYDDRAELAPRDVVARSIDDQLKKRGEKYVLLDISHKPREKILAHFPNIAAECLRHGLDITRQPIPVVPAAHYMCGGVRAGLQGETSVKGLYVAGEVACTGLHGANRLASNSLLEALVFAQRAVQPSIDHMVDVDADPCLAAKWARPVLPISIRDSSLSDIIDRTRKTRMELQSIMWEYVGIVRSTNRLKNAEWKIGDLESEWEQFLFRRGWKPTTVGIEACEMRNLFCCAKLVVKSALARRESRGLHFTEDFPYLEESKRKPTVIFPTTIQELTWSSKPLQRQLQCK; encoded by the exons ATGGCCAAACTGATGGGCGGCGCTGCTGGCTTCCAGCAGGGGGCGATGCATGCGCAGAGAGCACGCATGCACCCGTCTGGCCTGCCTCCTCTGTCCTTCAGAACGTGCGCCCAGCTTGAGATCTCCAG ATTCTGCAGTATCCCCCGTTTCGTGGGCGCGAAGGCCGTCAGTGTTCCCCAGCAGCAGCATGCGCGGCACAGGGTCGGCTCCATCAGAGCATCTGCCCTCTCACGCTTGCAAGATGATACCACGAGATATTTTGATTTTGTGGTCATCGGCAGCGGGGTTGCTGGCCTCAGGTACGCTCTGGAAGTTTCCAAGCACGGCTCTGTGGCTATCATTACCAAAGCAGAGCCTCATGAGAGCAACACCAACTACGCACAAGGAGGTGTCAGTGCCGTTCTATGCCCCTCGGATTCCGTGGAAAGCCATATGCAAGATACGATTGTTGCTGGGGCTTATCTCTGTGATGAAGAGACCGTCAGA ATTGTATGCACAGAAGGTCCAGAGCGTGTCAAAGAGCTAATAGCCATGGGTGCTTCATTTGACCATGGCGAAGATGGCAGGCTGCACCTTGCAAGGGAAGGTGGACATTCTCATAACAGAATAGTGCACTCCGCTGATATGACAGGAAGAGAGATCGAAAGAGCACTGCTTCAGGCGGTTGAAAATGATGAAAACATTTCTTTGTTTGGCCATCACTATGCAATTGATCTGTTGACCTGTCAG AACAATGGCGAAATATATTGTTATGGAGTGGATTCATTGGACACCAAAGCTCAAAAG GTAGTCCGTTTCATCTCAAAAGTAACATTGCTTGCATCTGGAGGAGCTGGCCATATATATCCCACAACAACCAATCCACCG GTGGCTACTGGGGATGGAATCGCAATGTGTCATCGCGCTCAAGCTGTGATATCCAATATGGA GTTTGTGCAGTTCCATCCAACTGCACTAGCAGACGAAGGCCTCCCAGTAAAACCAGCTAAAACAAGAGATAATGCATTTCTTGTAACAGAAGCAGTCAGAGGAGATGGAGGAATTCTCTATAATCAATCCATGGAGAGATTTATGCCTTTATATGATGACCGTGCAGAGTTGGCGCCGAGAGACGTGGTCGCAAGAAGCATAGATGATCAACTGAAGAAGCGTGGAGAGAAGTATGTCCTTCTGGACATCAGCCACAAGCCAAGAGAGAAAATTCTTGCTCATTTTCCCAACATTGCAGCTGAATGCCTGCGGCATGGTCTGGACATCACACGGCAGCCCATACCTGTCGTTCCAGCAGCTCATTACATGTGCGGTGGTGTTCGGGCTGGCTTACAGGGGGAGACAAGTGTGAAAGGCTTATATGTTGCTGGTGAGGTTGCTTGCACTGGATTGCATGGGGCTAATCGTCTAGCAAGCAACTCATTGCTGGAAGCATTGGTATTTGCTCAGAGAGCAGTGCAGCCCTCTATCGATCACATGGTCGATGTGGATGCTGACCCTTGCCTCGCGGCGAAATGGGCTCGTCCTGTGCTCCCTATCTCTATTAGGGACAGTTCACTCTCTGACATCATTGATAGGACAAGGAAGACCAGGATGGAGCTGCAATCCATAATGTGGGAGTATGTTGGTATAGTGCGGTCAACGAACCGGCTGAAGAATGCGGAATGGAAGATTGGTGATTTGGAGTCAGAGTGGGAGCAATTTTTATTCAGGAGGGGCTGGAAGCCCACCACGGTGGGGATCGAGGCCTGCGAAATGAGGAACCTCTTTTGTTGTGCAAAGCTGGTAGTGAAGAGCGCGCTCGCGAGGCGGGAGAGCCGTGGCCTGCACTTCACAGAGGACTTCCCATACCTAGAGGAGAGCAAGAGGAAGCCTACAGTGATCTTCCCTACTACTATACAAGAGCTGACATGGAGTTCAAAGCCATTGCAGAGACAGCTGCAGTGCAAATAG
- the LOC124686027 gene encoding uncharacterized protein LOC124686027 isoform X2, producing the protein MVMLCSKLVNWCMIRRLDSPRQGQQTSVMMCGESTFNLDADEVVQLGEQRPVIVLFVSSKGWVLIAVLHAISKSTRAYQIPITSVTGDS; encoded by the exons ATGGTGATGCTATGTAGTAAATTGGTAAATTGGTGCATGATACGGAGGCTTGATTCTCCTCGCCAAGGTCAGCAGACCAGTGTTATGATGTGTGGTGAATCGACTTTTAATTTGGATGCAGATGAAGTCGTACAGCTTGGTGAACAAAGACCTGTCATAGTTTTATTTGTCAGCTCAAAG GGCTGGGTATTAATTGCAGTGTTGCATGCCATTAGTAAATCAACAAGGGCCTATCAGATACCGATAACTTCTGTAACAG GTGATTCATAG
- the LOC124691355 gene encoding L-aspartate oxidase, chloroplastic isoform X1, with translation MAKLMGGAAGFQQGAMHAQRARMHPSGLPPLSFRTCAQLEISRFCSIPRFVGAKAVSVPQQQHARHRVGSIRASALSRLQDDTTRYFDFVVIGSGVAGLRYALEVSKHGSVAIITKAEPHESNTNYAQGGVSAVLCPSDSVESHMQDTIVAGAYLCDEETVRVSPASVMSAMIVCTEGPERVKELIAMGASFDHGEDGRLHLAREGGHSHNRIVHSADMTGREIERALLQAVENDENISLFGHHYAIDLLTCQNNGEIYCYGVDSLDTKAQKVVRFISKVTLLASGGAGHIYPTTTNPPVATGDGIAMCHRAQAVISNMEFVQFHPTALADEGLPVKPAKTRDNAFLVTEAVRGDGGILYNQSMERFMPLYDDRAELAPRDVVARSIDDQLKKRGEKYVLLDISHKPREKILAHFPNIAAECLRHGLDITRQPIPVVPAAHYMCGGVRAGLQGETSVKGLYVAGEVACTGLHGANRLASNSLLEALVFAQRAVQPSIDHMVDVDADPCLAAKWARPVLPISIRDSSLSDIIDRTRKTRMELQSIMWEYVGIVRSTNRLKNAEWKIGDLESEWEQFLFRRGWKPTTVGIEACEMRNLFCCAKLVVKSALARRESRGLHFTEDFPYLEESKRKPTVIFPTTIQELTWSSKPLQRQLQCK, from the exons ATGGCCAAACTGATGGGCGGCGCTGCTGGCTTCCAGCAGGGGGCGATGCATGCGCAGAGAGCACGCATGCACCCGTCTGGCCTGCCTCCTCTGTCCTTCAGAACGTGCGCCCAGCTTGAGATCTCCAG ATTCTGCAGTATCCCCCGTTTCGTGGGCGCGAAGGCCGTCAGTGTTCCCCAGCAGCAGCATGCGCGGCACAGGGTCGGCTCCATCAGAGCATCTGCCCTCTCACGCTTGCAAGATGATACCACGAGATATTTTGATTTTGTGGTCATCGGCAGCGGGGTTGCTGGCCTCAGGTACGCTCTGGAAGTTTCCAAGCACGGCTCTGTGGCTATCATTACCAAAGCAGAGCCTCATGAGAGCAACACCAACTACGCACAAGGAGGTGTCAGTGCCGTTCTATGCCCCTCGGATTCCGTGGAAAGCCATATGCAAGATACGATTGTTGCTGGGGCTTATCTCTGTGATGAAGAGACCGTCAGAGTAAGTCCAGCATCTGTCATGAGCGCAATG ATTGTATGCACAGAAGGTCCAGAGCGTGTCAAAGAGCTAATAGCCATGGGTGCTTCATTTGACCATGGCGAAGATGGCAGGCTGCACCTTGCAAGGGAAGGTGGACATTCTCATAACAGAATAGTGCACTCCGCTGATATGACAGGAAGAGAGATCGAAAGAGCACTGCTTCAGGCGGTTGAAAATGATGAAAACATTTCTTTGTTTGGCCATCACTATGCAATTGATCTGTTGACCTGTCAG AACAATGGCGAAATATATTGTTATGGAGTGGATTCATTGGACACCAAAGCTCAAAAG GTAGTCCGTTTCATCTCAAAAGTAACATTGCTTGCATCTGGAGGAGCTGGCCATATATATCCCACAACAACCAATCCACCG GTGGCTACTGGGGATGGAATCGCAATGTGTCATCGCGCTCAAGCTGTGATATCCAATATGGA GTTTGTGCAGTTCCATCCAACTGCACTAGCAGACGAAGGCCTCCCAGTAAAACCAGCTAAAACAAGAGATAATGCATTTCTTGTAACAGAAGCAGTCAGAGGAGATGGAGGAATTCTCTATAATCAATCCATGGAGAGATTTATGCCTTTATATGATGACCGTGCAGAGTTGGCGCCGAGAGACGTGGTCGCAAGAAGCATAGATGATCAACTGAAGAAGCGTGGAGAGAAGTATGTCCTTCTGGACATCAGCCACAAGCCAAGAGAGAAAATTCTTGCTCATTTTCCCAACATTGCAGCTGAATGCCTGCGGCATGGTCTGGACATCACACGGCAGCCCATACCTGTCGTTCCAGCAGCTCATTACATGTGCGGTGGTGTTCGGGCTGGCTTACAGGGGGAGACAAGTGTGAAAGGCTTATATGTTGCTGGTGAGGTTGCTTGCACTGGATTGCATGGGGCTAATCGTCTAGCAAGCAACTCATTGCTGGAAGCATTGGTATTTGCTCAGAGAGCAGTGCAGCCCTCTATCGATCACATGGTCGATGTGGATGCTGACCCTTGCCTCGCGGCGAAATGGGCTCGTCCTGTGCTCCCTATCTCTATTAGGGACAGTTCACTCTCTGACATCATTGATAGGACAAGGAAGACCAGGATGGAGCTGCAATCCATAATGTGGGAGTATGTTGGTATAGTGCGGTCAACGAACCGGCTGAAGAATGCGGAATGGAAGATTGGTGATTTGGAGTCAGAGTGGGAGCAATTTTTATTCAGGAGGGGCTGGAAGCCCACCACGGTGGGGATCGAGGCCTGCGAAATGAGGAACCTCTTTTGTTGTGCAAAGCTGGTAGTGAAGAGCGCGCTCGCGAGGCGGGAGAGCCGTGGCCTGCACTTCACAGAGGACTTCCCATACCTAGAGGAGAGCAAGAGGAAGCCTACAGTGATCTTCCCTACTACTATACAAGAGCTGACATGGAGTTCAAAGCCATTGCAGAGACAGCTGCAGTGCAAATAG